Proteins encoded within one genomic window of Agelaius phoeniceus isolate bAgePho1 chromosome Z, bAgePho1.hap1, whole genome shotgun sequence:
- the HEMGN gene encoding hemogen, translating into MESLGKDHASSDSSLPPSAACEEYAVPDVIITRRLRDRELLRKRKAEALEKDSAQWVMRDYKSEQQRRARRAKRGRGRQTVVKAVLESEPAVEPQPDPDEKAEPVPSEPALPEAGFQQQPPMLTIQNMVGGMPAVAEEGELADRSLDPAGEEDVLKPAEAAILEELNTPLENDHQDNEYIPHILY; encoded by the exons ATGGAGAGTTTAGGCAAAGACCATGCTTCTTCGGACTCTTCCCTGCCACCCTCTGCAGCCTGTGAGGAGTATGCTGTGCCAG ATGTCATCATAACCCGTCGCTTGAGAGACCGGGAGTTgctcaggaaaagaaaagcagaagccCTGGAGAAAGATTCAGCTCAGTGGGTTATGAG AGACTATAAGAGCGAACAGCAAAGGAGAGCCAGAAGAGCCAAAAGAGGACGGGGCCGTCAGACAGTGGTCAAGGCTGTCCTGGAGTCAGAGCCAGCAGTGGAGCCCCAGCCTGACCCAGACGAGAAGGCTGAGCCAGTGCCCTCGGAGCCAGCACTGCCTGAAGCAGGTTTTCAACAGCAGCCACCTATGCTGACCATCCAGAACATGGTCGGTGGGATGCCAGCAGTGGCAGAGGAAGGGGAGCTGGCAGACAGGAGCTTGGACCCTGCTG GTGAAGAGGATGTGCTGAAACCAGCAGAAGCAGCTATACTAGAAGAGTTGAATACTCCTCTGGAAAATGACCACCAGGATAACGAATACATTCCACATATTCTGTATTAA